The DNA segment aaataaatgattttttgaaagtgttgttttgaatatttcttcccCTATTTTGTAACGAATTATGAGAtcaagatatttatttttcataataaaaattagtcaTTTTTGGAGAATTCTAATTTCGTATGTGCTTGATTCACATCACAACGATGGCGCCTCAGTAGCCCACAACAATATGGCCCTGTGGATTATCAACAATGTCAATTctccataaattttatttttgtatttttatacgAGATTAACCAAGtaattcaacgaaaaaaattacgagactTAGAAAACGTCCATTTTTTAACGCAGACATTAACGAACAAAGGTATTTACACATTACGTTTTATGTACATAAAATCAGGTGCCTACTTTTGTCTATGACATTAAAATAATGACTTAAATTCGAGGAATTAAAACACTAATGAATGGACGTTTTTATAGGTCTAATTTGATAATGCAGTCCGATATAATATCGAAGCTCATCCCCCAGAACAAGGAGCAAGTGAGGCCGGCATGTAAAAAGTGTGGTTATGCCGGACACTTGACATATCAATGCAGAAACTTCATAAAAGTTGATCCCAACAAGGAAATTGTTTTGGACGTCAGCAGCACAAGCTCAGACAGTGATCAAAATTATGTGACACCACTCACTGAACTGCGAGAAAAggaactgaagaaaaaattgaaagaagctaagaaggaaaaaaaaggaaaacgaaGCAAGAAAAAGTCTAAGCACAAGAGCAGAAAACGTGAGTACACAACGAGTGAGTCTGATGATTCTGAGGACGAGTCCTCGTCTTCGGAGGACCAGGAGAGAAGTAGGAGAAAGAAGCAGAAAGACAAACGGAAAAAATCTAAGAACAAAAAACGAAGAAAGCACAACAGACAGACGACCTCGGATTCATCTTCTGAAgatgattaatcaatttaattcgaTGATTTAACCCCGGGTGTGAATTAATTGTGCCTCAATTGTTACTCAAATTGACTGAATATTGTTAAAACAACAATGAACAAGTGTAGGAAGGAATTGTTTCACATTTGCAATGGATAAAATAAAacttcatgaaataaaaattattttaaatatttcaagccAATATTTCACGTAAATATATCCAAAATTTTACCCATATCAGACCTAGGTAATACAGATCCCAATTTTACCGATTCCAGAGGCCCCACGGTCTGAAAGTCTCCCAAGATGTTGTCTGTTTATGATCTACATGCTCCTGTCATAACCAAATAACCTCTCAATTTACTCAAAAAAATCTCACGAACAAAAATGACGAGACACGCGAGAAATTGTACAGCAGGTGCAGTGTACACGTaccacgagaaaaaaaaggatgcAGCAGCATCTGGCTATGGTACAAATGCCCACAGAATTGGAAAGGACTCAGTGAAGGGATTCGATTGCTGTTGTCTGACTTTACAACCCTGTAGAAATCCCGTTATaacgtaaatttaattttttaatttaaacattgaacatatttcattgaaaattgagtGAGCTAttgacattagaaaattacggaactagaattaaatgattaaacatcagattaattttattatctttGCAGTGCCGATGGTTACCTGTTCGACAAAGAAGCTATCCTAGAATACATATTAACGAAGAAAAAAGAGTATACACGAAAATTGAAACAATatgaattgcaaaaaaataaagaagaggTGAGACttagaattattaattacaaatcAATGATCAGTATCCCAACACTAGCGAATGAATGCGAACCTAATTATTTTATCCAGGAAGAATCTAACGAGAAAACAGCTACTGAAGAGCTCCAGAAACTTCAGAGCTTCTTCAAATTCGAGAAGAACATTGTTCCATCCAAGGACGATGCAAAACCCAGTCCATCAATATCGAATATGGCTGAGGGACGAGAGAAGACCCTACCAAGTTTCTGGATTCCATCTAAAACTCCAGAAGCAAAAGCTGCACCTCTCAAAAAACCTGAAAAGACAATCTATTGTCCTGTTAGTGATAAACCCCTAAAACTCAAGGATTTAATAAATGTCAAGTTCACGGAGGTGAAAGATCCCGATGACAAAAAATCACTCATTGTCAAGGAGGCCAGGTACATGTGTCCCATCACACACGATGTTCTCAGTAACAGTGTACCATGTGCTGTTATAAAAACTACGTAAGATGCATTAATTCATCGTTGCAACATGCATCGGTTTCATGATgactaaaatataattttttatcacaggGGAGATGTGATCACCATGGAGTGCTTCGAGAAACTTATAAAAAAGGATTGGGTCAATCCCTTGGACGGAAAAGTCCTTAAAGAGAGTGATATTATTCCTCTTCAAAGGGTAATTCTATTgactcgaaaatattttctgataaaaattggcAAAAAATTCCCAGGCATTCTTATTTGAGTAGAGTCATGTTCAATCTCTCtttgatttttgataattcatttataaatgataatttaattattgacaaAATATTGGAGGCTGTGGGAATGATCAaatgaatattgaaatgatAAACGAAGAAAGGAAGTGAATAAAACGAAATCGtccttgatttttaaaaattcatgacgAAATAAAATTCCGTTTCAGGGAGGAACTGGTTACTCAGCTGTCAATGACAACCTCGAGGGAAAACACGAGAGACCCGTGTTACAAGTATAAATTTAATACTTAAAATTCCATGAATGTATTATAGTGAATTTGAAATAAAGAGTAAAAGAACCAACGAAGTGAACCTAAGACTCCCTAATTAACCGGATGAAAAACGATGGTTGTAACTAGCTATTAATTCTCATCGAGATTCGACTCGAATGTTGATACAGATTTTGTATCTGCGGCTTAAGTGTTATGCAATATTCGACTTGCGTGCTAGAGCGCCGACGGCATGTGTTACCTCATACTGATAAAGTTTTGCACGATGCGGTCATTTTCCCACTGAATGAGACTCAACCAGGCTGCACACACACTTGAATCGAGAGATTTA comes from the Diachasmimorpha longicaudata isolate KC_UGA_2023 chromosome 11, iyDiaLong2, whole genome shotgun sequence genome and includes:
- the LOC135167756 gene encoding protein SREK1IP1-like produces the protein MQSDIISKLIPQNKEQVRPACKKCGYAGHLTYQCRNFIKVDPNKEIVLDVSSTSSDSDQNYVTPLTELREKELKKKLKEAKKEKKGKRSKKKSKHKSRKREYTTSESDDSEDESSSSEDQERSRRKKQKDKRKKSKNKKRRKHNRQTTSDSSSEDD
- the LOC135167753 gene encoding nitric oxide synthase-interacting protein homolog isoform X1, whose protein sequence is MTRHARNCTAGAVYTYHEKKKDAAASGYGTNAHRIGKDSVKGFDCCCLTLQPCRNPVITADGYLFDKEAILEYILTKKKEYTRKLKQYELQKNKEEVRLRIINYKSMISIPTLANECEPNYFIQEESNEKTATEELQKLQSFFKFEKNIVPSKDDAKPSPSISNMAEGREKTLPSFWIPSKTPEAKAAPLKKPEKTIYCPVSDKPLKLKDLINVKFTEVKDPDDKKSLIVKEARYMCPITHDVLSNSVPCAVIKTTGDVITMECFEKLIKKDWVNPLDGKVLKESDIIPLQRGGTGYSAVNDNLEGKHERPVLQV
- the LOC135167753 gene encoding nitric oxide synthase-interacting protein homolog isoform X2, translating into MTRHARNCTAGAVYTYHEKKKDAAASGYGTNAHRIGKDSVKGFDCCCLTLQPCRNPVITADGYLFDKEAILEYILTKKKEYTRKLKQYELQKNKEEEESNEKTATEELQKLQSFFKFEKNIVPSKDDAKPSPSISNMAEGREKTLPSFWIPSKTPEAKAAPLKKPEKTIYCPVSDKPLKLKDLINVKFTEVKDPDDKKSLIVKEARYMCPITHDVLSNSVPCAVIKTTGDVITMECFEKLIKKDWVNPLDGKVLKESDIIPLQRGGTGYSAVNDNLEGKHERPVLQV